Proteins from a genomic interval of Lolium perenne isolate Kyuss_39 chromosome 1, Kyuss_2.0, whole genome shotgun sequence:
- the LOC127313811 gene encoding probable mediator of RNA polymerase II transcription subunit 26b: MADGLDRWRDFFRGAGAPICEVVEKAILVAAADEPREFLRRRDRIAERLFNALHAPPPAAASCHGSTTVSQPPATPAAVAEDKGSVRRVPETTLDSKVHSSSPNLAAPLPLAQDAGSDSDSDSEDDERLRRAAASNYGHTYDDDNEEEDDLEDLDAAAAEEEDRHTQQHEDEDQEAEELEALTNEIDRESQVVGEVLRIKDLLDHKQDYSDATLFDSLRRLQLMQLSVSALKATEIGRAVNGLRKHSSQRIRHLVQTLIQGWKVLVDEWVSTTNVALADNSPGTSNPSVVDDDEEEEGLPSPPLDEGAFFAPEATAIQLSEFFDEMDEDGNLRHNNDVRPGNKRENNGRRPSDHSAVTKPELTRPAGTVERDQFRRPELTRQEPSVRQTNQQKPQSSSLQARPHGMANRQSRPPSSDSGSMRPKAAPHQKPVGDMKYKETLDHFGVDRKPAMGHVDKSRLHAQTSAGARRESAKPKINDGLEGNVRLEAAKRKLQERYQELEKAKKQRTIQVMELGDIPKPKNHNRQPVAKSRNNIRSRVLGRR; encoded by the exons ATGGCGGACGGGCTGGACCGGTGGCGCGACTTCTTCCGGGGCGCGGGCGCCCCAATCTGCGAAGTCGTCGAGAAGGCCatcctcgtcgccgccgccgacgagCCGCGCGAGTTCCTGCGCCGCCGCGACCGCATCGCCGAGCGCCTCTTCAACGCGCTCCACGCCCCGCCCCCTGCCGCCGCCTCATGCCACGGCAGCACCACCGTCTCGCAGCCGCCCGCCACGCCCGCAGCCGTCGCCGAGGACAAGGGCAGCGTGCGCCGCGTGCCCGAGACCACTCTCGACAGCAAGGTCCACAGCAGCAGCCCCAACCTCGCCGCGCCACTCCCGCTCGCCCAGGACGCGGGCTCggactccgactccgactctgagGACGACGAGCgactccgccgcgccgccgccagcaACTACGGCCACACCTACGATGATGAcaacgaggaggaagacgacttgGAAGACCTGGAcgccgcggcggcggaggaggaggaccgccacacTCAGCAGCACGAAGACGAGGACCAGGAGGCCGAGGAGCTGGAGGCGCTCACCAACGAGATCGACCGCGAGTCGCAGGTCGTCGGGGAGGTGCTCCGCATCAAGGACCTCCTCGACCACAAGCAGGACTAC TCGGATGCCACTCTCTTCGACTCGCTCAGGAGGCTGCAGCTCATGCAATTGTCCGTCTCCGCGCTCAAG GCTACTGAGATCGGGAGGGCTGTCAATGGGCTACGGAAGCACAGCTCGCAGCGCATCCGCCACCTCGTGCAGACTCTCATCCA AGGATGGAAAGTGTTGGTTGATGAGTGGGTCAGCACTACTAATGTAGCGCTTGCAG ACAACTCCCCAGGCACTTCAAACCCTTCTGTtgtagatgatgatgaagaagaagaaggcctTCCTTCTCCGCCTTTGGATGAAGGAGCATTCTTTGCACCTGAGGCTACCGCCATTCAACTCTCTGAG TTCTTTGACGAAATGGATGAAGACGGAA ACTTGAGACATAACAATGATGTGCGCCCTGGAAACAAGAGGGAAAACAATGGCAGGAGGCCCTCAGACCATTCAGCTGTGACAAAACCAGAACTTACTCGTCCTGCCGGAACTGTTGAAAGGGATCAGTTCAGGAGGCCAGAATTGACAAGGCAAGAGCCATCGGTGAGGCAGACAAACCAGCAAAAACCTCAAAGTTCAAGTTTGCAAGCCAGGCCCCATGGCATGGCTAACAGGCAATCCAGGCCCCCGAGTTCTGATTCTGGATCTATGAGACCAAAGGCGGCTCCTCACCAGAAGCCCGTCGGTGATATGAAGTACAAAGAGACTCTAGATCACTTCGGCGTCGATAGAAAACCTGCAATGGGTCATGTGGAT AAATCAAGGCTCCATGCACAGACTTCAGCAGGGGCCAGGCGAGAGTCGGCAAAGCCGAAGATCAATGATGGTTTGGAAGGCAACGTAAGGCTGGAAGCAGCAAAACGCAAGCTCCAGGAACGGTACCAGGAACTTGAGAAAG CAAAGAAGCAGCGCACGATACAAGTAATGGAGCTGGGTGACATACCAAAGCCTAAAAATCACAACAGACAGCCTGTGGCGAAGTCGAGGAATAACATTAGAAGTAGGGTACTTGGTCGGCGCTGA